One window from the genome of Corynebacterium sp. SCR221107 encodes:
- a CDS encoding ABC transporter ATP-binding protein, translating to MRSIARILSSAKALWPYYLGVVISAVIVAVLALVTPFILKDATDTIVASVAGDTPLETATTRVMWLAVALFAAQLLNTILHNVGGYIGDVMAARMRQILSTRYYAQLLGMPQRYFDNQVTGTIIARLDRSISSITQTLQAMANNFFPMIITLVAVLGISAWYYWPLAVLLAVIVPVYMWLTGLTSKRWQKIEAKKNEQIDLAGGRFAEVIGQVKVVKSFVSEVRELGTFGRRYRTTVELTKKQSSWWHFMDVARGGSMDLVFFAIYLMLFYRTLHGMFTLGDMVLLLQLVNMARQPLTMMSWVVDTTQRAIAGSKDYFEVMEKPLEDTVNPELVAATRAVDVPVLHEDAVRPLVPRGNRPMISLQGVSFEYTAGEQVLSDVSFEAQRGQKIALVGESGGGKSTIVNLILGLYQPTQGQLSIAGYDVSQLSAEQLRASVGVVFQESSLFSGTVRENIAYARPDATMEEIVEVAKKANAHDFIMSFPDGYNTVIGERGLRLSGGQKQRVAVARAMLKDAPVLVLDEATSALDTKAELAVQAGLEQLMEGRTTLIIAHRLSTIADVDTIITLRDGHVDEIGSPDELARSGGIYAELLALTAHSTEASKQRLKAFGFEG from the coding sequence GTGCGATCAATCGCCCGAATTCTCAGCAGCGCCAAGGCGCTGTGGCCCTACTACCTAGGGGTCGTCATTTCCGCGGTCATCGTTGCCGTATTGGCGCTGGTGACACCGTTTATTCTCAAAGACGCAACGGATACGATCGTCGCTTCAGTCGCGGGTGATACCCCCCTTGAAACCGCTACCACCAGGGTCATGTGGCTGGCGGTGGCGCTTTTTGCAGCGCAGCTATTGAACACGATCCTGCACAACGTCGGTGGCTACATCGGCGACGTCATGGCCGCACGCATGCGGCAGATTTTGTCCACCCGCTACTACGCGCAGCTGCTGGGCATGCCGCAGCGATACTTCGACAATCAGGTCACCGGCACGATCATCGCCCGGCTTGATCGCTCCATTTCCTCCATCACCCAAACCCTGCAGGCGATGGCCAACAACTTCTTCCCCATGATCATCACGCTCGTCGCGGTGCTGGGAATTTCCGCGTGGTACTACTGGCCGCTGGCGGTGCTGCTGGCTGTCATCGTGCCGGTGTACATGTGGCTGACGGGGCTTACCAGCAAGAGGTGGCAAAAGATTGAGGCGAAGAAAAACGAGCAGATCGACCTCGCCGGCGGGCGTTTCGCCGAGGTCATCGGCCAGGTCAAGGTAGTCAAGTCCTTCGTATCCGAGGTCCGCGAACTGGGCACCTTCGGCCGCAGGTACCGCACGACCGTCGAGCTCACCAAGAAACAGTCCTCCTGGTGGCACTTCATGGACGTGGCCCGCGGCGGGTCGATGGACTTGGTGTTCTTCGCCATTTACCTCATGCTGTTCTATCGCACCCTGCACGGGATGTTCACCCTCGGCGACATGGTGTTGCTGCTGCAGCTGGTCAACATGGCCCGCCAGCCGCTGACCATGATGAGCTGGGTTGTTGACACCACACAACGCGCGATTGCCGGATCGAAGGACTACTTCGAGGTCATGGAAAAGCCGCTCGAAGACACCGTCAATCCGGAGCTGGTGGCCGCCACCCGTGCCGTTGACGTGCCAGTGCTGCACGAGGATGCGGTCCGCCCACTGGTACCGCGCGGAAATCGCCCGATGATTTCATTGCAGGGCGTCTCCTTCGAATACACCGCCGGCGAGCAGGTGCTGAGCGACGTTTCCTTCGAGGCGCAGCGCGGGCAGAAGATCGCTTTGGTCGGCGAGTCCGGTGGCGGCAAGTCCACCATTGTGAACTTGATCCTTGGCCTCTACCAGCCCACCCAGGGGCAGCTATCGATCGCCGGATACGATGTGTCCCAGCTTTCCGCCGAGCAGCTGCGCGCCAGCGTCGGGGTGGTCTTCCAGGAGTCCTCCCTGTTTTCCGGCACGGTGCGCGAAAACATTGCCTACGCACGCCCGGATGCCACCATGGAAGAGATCGTGGAGGTGGCCAAGAAAGCCAACGCCCACGACTTCATTATGAGCTTCCCCGACGGCTACAACACCGTCATCGGCGAGCGCGGCCTACGCCTGTCAGGTGGGCAGAAACAGCGTGTGGCGGTGGCCCGCGCCATGCTCAAAGACGCACCTGTGCTTGTCCTCGACGAGGCCACTTCGGCGCTGGACACCAAAGCCGAGCTGGCGGTTCAGGCTGGCCTCGAGCAGCTCATGGAAGGCCGCACCACGTTGATCATCGCCCACCGCTTATCCACCATCGCCGACGTAGACACCATCATCACCTTGCGCGATGGGCACGTCGACGAGATCGGTTCACCAGACGAGCTGGCACGCTCCGGCGGGATCTACGCCGAGCTGTTGGCTCTGACGGCCCACTCCACAGAGGCCAGCAAGCAGCGTCTAAAGGCATTCGGCTTCGAGGGTTAG
- the idi gene encoding isopentenyl-diphosphate Delta-isomerase, with protein sequence MATAELVVLADEAGNPIGTALKSEVHTENTPLHLAFSCYVVDTEGNLLITRRALEKKTWPGVWTNSACGHLAPGETAQQAAARRVPHEIGVDPGNLVNLEMVLPDFRYRAVDSHGIVEWEICPVFVARLATDSVLTPETEEIDQMAWVQPREFFTAVDAAPFAFSPWMVDQLAHPQLREKLNEIAARA encoded by the coding sequence ATGGCCACAGCAGAGCTCGTCGTACTAGCAGATGAGGCGGGAAACCCCATCGGTACCGCCCTCAAATCAGAGGTGCATACCGAAAACACCCCGCTTCATCTTGCATTTTCCTGCTACGTCGTTGACACCGAGGGCAACCTTCTAATTACCCGCAGGGCCCTGGAGAAGAAAACTTGGCCGGGGGTATGGACCAACTCGGCCTGCGGGCACCTTGCCCCAGGCGAGACTGCCCAGCAAGCAGCCGCAAGGCGTGTGCCCCACGAGATCGGCGTGGATCCGGGAAATCTCGTAAACCTAGAGATGGTGCTGCCGGACTTTCGCTACCGCGCGGTCGACTCCCACGGCATCGTCGAATGGGAGATCTGCCCAGTGTTCGTCGCACGTCTTGCCACAGACAGCGTGCTCACACCGGAGACCGAGGAAATAGATCAGATGGCGTGGGTCCAGCCGCGCGAATTCTTTACCGCTGTCGATGCCGCGCCTTTCGCGTTTAGCCCCTGGATGGTCGACCAGCTCGCCCACCCGCAGCTGCGCGAGAAACTGAACGAAATCGCCGCGCGAGCTTAG
- a CDS encoding M3 family metallopeptidase, with protein sequence MTSNPLLSPSPLPFELPDFAAIDKAHYLPAFHEAMARQRAEIDAIVANPQPPNWENTVEAWERSGRDLERVAAVFYNLLGTDADEEMEEIAATVAPLLAAHADALYLNKKLFERIKQATAPDDEESQRLHAYLLRTFARRGAGLDDKQMQRLKEINARLSVLSDAFGRNLLASTKALAVGFDSPEELAGLDPARIEAAAADAAALGRTGYVIPLELPSVQSLQSVLEKPEARAKLYEASQKRGQDTNAEVVVEMAQLRAERARLLGYDTHADYVIAEETALTAQAARKLLYDLAPSASQNAENEHKLLVEAAGGEVGGADWPYWESKVRARDFDLDEAELAKYFPLDQVLEKGVFFAARRLYGITVKKREDLRGYAEGVDVWEVREDESGTEKGAIGLFITDYFGRPSKRGGAWMSSFVDQSELLGTKPVVVNVMGLSKPADGSQPLLSLDELRTVFHEFGHALHGLLSAVRYPSFSGTNVPRDYVEFPSQINENWALDPAVVRNYAFHVETGEPIPQELLDAIERARQFGQGFATAEYLGAAIIDLAWHSLSCEEAAELTAADIETFAARALEDAGLVVAGLAPRYRSTYFNHIFAGGYAAGYYSYLWAEVLDADGFDWFRQVEAAGLGSSPAAARAAGTRFRDLVLSRGGSRDYGEAFAALRGRDKDIRALLRRRGLAGAI encoded by the coding sequence ATGACCTCCAATCCACTACTGAGCCCCTCGCCCCTGCCTTTCGAGCTGCCGGACTTCGCGGCCATCGACAAGGCCCATTACCTGCCGGCCTTCCACGAGGCGATGGCCCGCCAGCGTGCCGAGATCGACGCTATCGTGGCTAACCCACAGCCGCCGAACTGGGAGAACACGGTCGAGGCCTGGGAGCGTTCCGGCAGGGACCTCGAGCGGGTGGCCGCGGTGTTTTACAACCTCCTGGGCACGGATGCGGACGAGGAGATGGAGGAGATCGCCGCCACCGTTGCCCCACTGCTGGCCGCGCATGCGGATGCGCTCTACCTCAACAAAAAGCTATTCGAGCGCATCAAGCAGGCTACGGCACCAGATGATGAGGAATCCCAGCGCCTGCACGCCTACCTTCTGCGTACCTTCGCCCGCCGCGGCGCGGGTTTAGATGATAAGCAGATGCAGCGCTTGAAGGAGATCAACGCACGGCTATCGGTGCTTTCCGACGCCTTCGGCCGCAACCTGCTCGCCAGCACCAAGGCCCTAGCGGTGGGCTTTGATTCTCCGGAGGAGCTGGCAGGGCTTGACCCCGCCCGCATTGAGGCCGCGGCCGCAGATGCCGCCGCGCTGGGCAGGACCGGCTACGTGATCCCCTTGGAGCTGCCAAGCGTGCAGTCCCTGCAATCGGTGCTGGAAAAACCGGAGGCGCGGGCGAAGTTATACGAGGCCAGCCAGAAGCGAGGCCAAGACACCAACGCCGAAGTTGTCGTGGAAATGGCGCAGTTGCGCGCCGAGCGCGCCCGCCTTTTAGGCTATGACACCCATGCCGACTACGTCATCGCGGAAGAAACGGCGCTAACGGCGCAGGCGGCGCGCAAGCTGTTGTACGACCTGGCGCCGTCGGCAAGCCAAAATGCCGAAAACGAGCACAAGCTGCTGGTCGAGGCGGCCGGCGGCGAGGTCGGTGGCGCCGACTGGCCCTATTGGGAATCCAAGGTGCGCGCCCGCGACTTCGACCTTGACGAGGCCGAACTGGCCAAGTATTTCCCGCTGGACCAAGTGCTGGAAAAGGGCGTGTTTTTTGCCGCGCGCAGGCTGTATGGCATCACCGTGAAAAAGCGCGAAGACCTGCGCGGCTACGCCGAGGGCGTTGACGTGTGGGAGGTGCGCGAGGATGAGTCAGGCACCGAAAAGGGGGCCATCGGCTTGTTTATCACCGACTACTTCGGCAGGCCCTCCAAGCGCGGCGGGGCGTGGATGAGCTCATTTGTCGACCAGTCGGAGCTGCTGGGGACCAAGCCGGTGGTAGTCAACGTCATGGGCCTGTCCAAACCCGCCGACGGATCGCAGCCATTATTGAGCCTCGACGAGCTGCGCACCGTCTTCCACGAGTTCGGCCACGCCCTGCACGGGCTGTTGTCCGCGGTGCGCTACCCGAGTTTCTCGGGCACCAACGTCCCGCGCGACTACGTGGAGTTTCCCTCCCAGATCAACGAAAACTGGGCGCTGGACCCGGCGGTGGTGCGCAACTATGCCTTCCACGTGGAAACCGGTGAGCCGATCCCGCAGGAGCTGCTCGACGCGATCGAGCGTGCCCGCCAGTTCGGGCAGGGCTTTGCCACCGCCGAATATCTGGGCGCCGCCATCATCGACTTAGCCTGGCATTCTCTCAGCTGCGAGGAAGCAGCAGAGCTTACCGCAGCCGACATCGAGACCTTTGCCGCGCGAGCGCTGGAAGACGCAGGATTGGTGGTAGCAGGGCTTGCCCCGCGCTATCGCTCCACCTACTTCAATCACATCTTCGCCGGCGGCTACGCGGCGGGCTACTACTCCTACCTGTGGGCGGAGGTTTTAGACGCCGACGGCTTCGACTGGTTCCGCCAGGTGGAGGCGGCGGGGCTGGGATCCTCGCCGGCGGCGGCGCGGGCTGCCGGAACGAGGTTCCGGGACCTGGTGCTCTCCCGCGGCGGATCTCGCGACTACGGGGAGGCCTTTGCCGCGCTGCGCGGCCGCGACAAGGACATCCGCGCCCTGCTGCGCCGCCGTGGGCTGGCCGGGGCTATCTAG
- a CDS encoding LLM class flavin-dependent oxidoreductase, which yields MSNQLPLSLLDFATIYDGERPGVSFARSVQLAQKAEELGFERVWYAEHHNMKSISSSSPAVLISHIGAHTKRIRLGAGGVMLPNHSPYTVAEQFGTLAELYPGRIDLGLGRAPGTDQNTLGRALRRNPMAAESFPEDVVELQKYLADESIIDGVRAIPGAGTNVPLYILGSSLFGAQLAARLGLPYSFASHFAPTHLEAAVSTYRENFQPRHDGDKPYVIAAVNVLAADTTEAALAAREQVMRAWVRNVASRDHYLNDEQLDAVMDSYAGQQIQDMMRYTAVGTGPEVRDYLQKFAAHAQADELMISLRTPSFEQTLESLEILAANRP from the coding sequence ATGAGTAACCAGCTTCCTTTGTCCCTGCTCGACTTCGCCACGATCTATGACGGGGAACGCCCCGGCGTCAGCTTTGCCCGATCGGTGCAGCTGGCACAGAAGGCGGAGGAGCTGGGATTCGAACGCGTGTGGTACGCCGAGCACCACAACATGAAGTCCATCTCCTCTTCGTCCCCGGCGGTGCTCATCTCCCACATCGGTGCGCACACCAAGCGCATCCGACTGGGCGCGGGTGGGGTCATGCTGCCCAACCACTCCCCCTACACCGTGGCCGAGCAATTCGGCACGCTGGCCGAGCTCTACCCCGGCCGCATCGACCTCGGGCTCGGGCGCGCCCCGGGCACGGATCAAAACACCTTGGGGCGCGCGCTGCGCCGCAATCCCATGGCCGCCGAATCCTTCCCCGAGGACGTCGTGGAGCTACAAAAGTACCTGGCCGATGAGTCCATCATCGACGGCGTGCGCGCCATCCCCGGCGCGGGCACCAACGTGCCGCTCTATATCCTGGGATCGTCCCTCTTCGGCGCCCAATTGGCCGCGCGCCTGGGTTTGCCCTACTCCTTCGCCTCGCACTTTGCCCCCACACACCTCGAGGCGGCGGTGTCCACCTACCGCGAGAACTTCCAGCCGCGTCACGACGGCGACAAGCCATACGTCATCGCCGCCGTCAACGTGCTTGCGGCCGACACCACCGAGGCCGCCCTCGCCGCCCGCGAACAGGTCATGCGCGCGTGGGTGCGCAACGTGGCCAGCCGCGACCACTACCTCAACGACGAGCAGCTCGACGCCGTCATGGACTCCTACGCCGGGCAACAAATCCAAGACATGATGCGCTACACCGCGGTCGGCACCGGCCCCGAGGTGCGCGACTACTTACAGAAGTTCGCCGCGCATGCCCAGGCTGACGAGCTGATGATTTCGCTGCGCACCCCCAGCTTCGAGCAAACCCTCGAAAGCCTGGAGATCTTGGCGGCCAACCGCCCCTAG
- a CDS encoding carboxylesterase family protein, with the protein MTVPGHHAPAYEINPGGTYQGRLLAATPGDDSAGLNADAKAQAPGDSQSFSSRVHYPEITYALLPDRLGPAKLQPRPRGLVDAVHQPPAPVSTANELRLSITTPAGVRPGDDLPVVAFIHGGGYEWGARDEPWFDGAGFARDNIITVSVSYRLGVDGFLPFHDDIPYHYRGIDDCNTALDWIQKNIEDFGGDPTNVTLMGQSAGAGICLWLARRDHYRGAFRRVWAMSPGFPRTPLARRKWLLRAIAGPVTRKNFHSLGIAGRAAVFKKFRRFVATDLPLGPYPYSPDELADVDLVITCTGQEFHRHGFARKLDASAISWLLRPVFAAHLGARIGYRAAPPKFFGQLITDSLFTQLVATTAEARPNTWVVLYEGTDERPALHCCDLPLIFGNYELIKNTPWDLLHEPSPALLEKCHRRAVDFARAATPAWPAYGRERQVLSVDINSGEQALRTDPFARTRRYFTHVTSR; encoded by the coding sequence ATGACAGTGCCCGGCCACCACGCACCAGCTTATGAAATCAACCCCGGCGGCACCTATCAGGGGCGCCTGCTTGCGGCAACGCCCGGCGATGATTCCGCAGGCCTCAACGCCGATGCAAAAGCGCAGGCACCGGGTGATTCCCAATCATTTTCCTCCCGCGTGCACTACCCGGAGATCACCTACGCGCTGCTGCCCGATCGGCTCGGCCCCGCGAAACTCCAACCGCGCCCGCGCGGGCTTGTCGATGCCGTCCATCAGCCTCCTGCACCGGTGTCCACCGCCAACGAGCTGCGCTTGAGCATCACCACTCCCGCCGGCGTGCGGCCAGGCGATGACCTGCCCGTGGTGGCATTCATCCACGGTGGTGGCTACGAATGGGGCGCACGCGACGAGCCTTGGTTCGACGGCGCCGGGTTCGCCCGCGACAACATCATCACCGTCTCCGTCTCCTACCGGCTCGGCGTCGACGGCTTCCTCCCCTTCCACGACGATATCCCGTACCACTACCGCGGCATCGACGACTGCAACACCGCCCTCGACTGGATCCAGAAGAACATCGAGGACTTCGGCGGCGACCCCACCAACGTCACCCTCATGGGCCAATCCGCCGGCGCCGGCATCTGCCTGTGGCTTGCGCGCCGCGACCATTACCGCGGCGCCTTCCGGCGCGTGTGGGCGATGTCGCCCGGGTTCCCGCGCACCCCTCTTGCCCGCCGCAAGTGGCTGCTGCGCGCCATCGCCGGCCCGGTAACCCGGAAAAACTTCCACTCACTTGGGATTGCGGGGCGCGCTGCCGTATTCAAGAAATTCCGGCGCTTCGTGGCAACCGACCTGCCACTGGGGCCTTACCCCTATTCCCCCGACGAGCTTGCCGACGTCGACCTGGTGATCACCTGCACCGGCCAGGAGTTCCACCGTCATGGCTTCGCGCGCAAGCTCGACGCCTCCGCCATAAGCTGGCTGCTGCGCCCGGTGTTCGCCGCTCACCTGGGAGCCCGGATTGGCTACCGCGCGGCACCCCCAAAGTTCTTCGGGCAGTTGATCACCGATTCACTGTTTACCCAGCTGGTAGCCACAACCGCCGAGGCCAGGCCGAATACCTGGGTCGTGCTGTATGAGGGCACCGACGAGCGTCCCGCGCTGCACTGCTGCGACCTTCCGTTGATTTTTGGCAACTACGAGCTGATCAAGAACACGCCGTGGGATCTGCTGCACGAGCCCAGCCCCGCACTGCTTGAAAAGTGCCATCGCCGCGCGGTGGACTTCGCCCGCGCGGCCACCCCCGCCTGGCCTGCCTACGGCCGGGAGCGGCAGGTACTTTCGGTGGACATCAACTCCGGCGAGCAGGCGCTGCGCACGGATCCATTCGCGCGCACCCGCCGCTACTTCACGCACGTCACAAGCAGGTAA
- a CDS encoding BCCT family transporter: protein MNSSRPDRFIFTGALGAIIVFVIGAILAGDSATRFFSSVAGWMLTNVGWLYIGGVSLMFIFLIGVFASRYGRLKLGDDDDEPEHSLPAWFAMLFAGGVGSVLMFWGVAEPLNHAVNVPQADAEPMTKQAIHEAFAFTFYHFGIHMWAIMALPGLALGYFIYKRKLPPRVSSVFAPVLGARIYSTPGKLIDVLSIVATTFGIAVSVGMGVLQINAGMHKLWGTPEVSWVQLIIIVVITAVACASVASGLEKGIKMLSNLNIAMAVALMLFILATGPTLALLRFTVESFGIYAGSLPEVMFWSDSFGDNPGWQGKWTVFYWAWTVCWSPFVGTFVARISRGRTVREYIGGVLALPALFAIVWFAIFGRAGIDIELGNPGVLSDPVVHEGDVAFALFGFLEHFPLTVPVSILALIIVVLFFVTSIDSAGMINDMFAAGEEDATPVGYRILWTVAIGAVAAALLLISPDTGITTLQEVVIIVAFPFLITQFIMMYSLIRGMSDDAAARRKVVTRRWDKTDTAEKLEQHEQAAAPGYDEDGNPLQEVRLAQEPDGTIVIPGNVVIAGDLGVEGEVAEDEPGFTVVEQTLPRAKDAWD, encoded by the coding sequence ATGAATTCTTCACGTCCCGATCGCTTCATCTTCACCGGCGCACTTGGAGCGATCATCGTCTTCGTCATTGGCGCGATCCTCGCAGGCGATAGCGCCACCAGATTCTTCTCCTCCGTGGCTGGGTGGATGCTGACCAACGTCGGCTGGCTCTACATCGGCGGGGTCTCGCTCATGTTCATCTTCCTCATCGGCGTCTTCGCCTCCCGCTACGGACGCCTCAAGCTCGGCGATGACGATGATGAGCCCGAGCACTCCCTGCCCGCCTGGTTCGCCATGCTCTTTGCCGGTGGCGTGGGCAGCGTGCTCATGTTCTGGGGTGTGGCCGAGCCCCTCAATCACGCGGTCAACGTCCCCCAGGCCGATGCCGAACCGATGACTAAACAGGCCATCCACGAGGCCTTCGCCTTTACCTTTTATCACTTCGGCATCCACATGTGGGCGATTATGGCCCTGCCGGGGCTGGCGCTGGGCTACTTCATCTACAAGCGCAAGCTGCCGCCGCGCGTGAGCTCCGTCTTTGCCCCGGTGCTGGGCGCACGGATTTACTCCACCCCCGGCAAGCTCATCGACGTACTTTCCATCGTTGCCACCACCTTCGGCATCGCCGTCTCGGTCGGCATGGGCGTGCTGCAGATCAACGCTGGCATGCACAAGTTGTGGGGCACCCCGGAGGTGAGCTGGGTGCAGCTGATCATCATCGTGGTCATCACCGCCGTAGCCTGCGCCTCGGTGGCCTCCGGGTTGGAGAAAGGCATCAAGATGCTCTCCAACCTCAACATCGCGATGGCGGTTGCGCTCATGCTTTTTATCCTGGCAACAGGTCCCACCCTGGCACTGCTGCGATTTACCGTGGAAAGCTTCGGCATCTACGCGGGCTCGCTTCCCGAGGTAATGTTCTGGTCTGACTCCTTCGGCGATAACCCCGGCTGGCAGGGCAAGTGGACCGTGTTCTACTGGGCCTGGACTGTGTGCTGGTCGCCGTTTGTGGGCACGTTTGTCGCCCGCATCTCCCGGGGGCGCACCGTGCGCGAATACATCGGCGGCGTGCTGGCGCTGCCCGCCCTCTTTGCCATCGTGTGGTTTGCCATCTTCGGCCGCGCAGGAATCGACATTGAGCTGGGCAACCCTGGCGTCTTGAGTGATCCGGTGGTCCACGAGGGCGATGTGGCCTTTGCCTTATTCGGCTTCCTCGAGCACTTCCCGCTCACGGTGCCGGTGAGCATCCTCGCGCTGATTATCGTGGTGCTGTTCTTCGTGACGTCGATCGACTCCGCCGGCATGATCAACGACATGTTCGCAGCCGGCGAGGAGGACGCGACCCCGGTGGGCTATCGCATCCTGTGGACGGTGGCCATCGGCGCGGTGGCAGCAGCCCTGCTGCTTATTTCCCCGGATACCGGAATTACCACCCTGCAGGAGGTGGTGATCATCGTGGCCTTCCCATTCCTGATAACCCAATTCATCATGATGTACTCCCTCATCCGCGGTATGTCCGACGACGCCGCCGCCCGCAGGAAGGTGGTGACCCGCCGGTGGGACAAGACCGACACCGCGGAGAAGCTGGAGCAGCACGAGCAGGCGGCGGCACCCGGCTATGACGAGGACGGCAATCCCCTTCAGGAGGTGCGCCTCGCACAGGAGCCGGACGGTACGATCGTCATCCCCGGCAACGTGGTTATCGCGGGCGATCTCGGCGTCGAGGGCGAGGTCGCCGAGGATGAACCGGGCTTTACCGTGGTGGAGCAGACCCTGCCACGGGCCAAGGACGCCTGGGACTAG
- a CDS encoding phosphotransferase, with protein MSDFSLTTGNHLDIIRAIAAGHDVAGLDVHGDLGSAASSIRPITGEQTNFSYIVDEKTIWKFYATRAHGIGQEVRIGRVLDTFVPPLVGYLTHNGDTVCVVTGFIPDATDLWQLREDPALAAHVPALGDSLGVIHRSLATAFGTNEITGLELATRLRARLEGFARTTALLDPYLPAAREAYAQLDTIASISVQEIHGDLHLGQILLADDHLYYLDFEGEPGASIGVWDSPLRDIAGLARSFHYAGLSFDEATFLPAYEQATGSQVDAAVLRAFVIDRFCYEVVYELTHRPTWVDKPLSSARLVF; from the coding sequence ATGTCTGATTTCTCACTGACCACCGGCAACCACCTCGACATCATCCGCGCGATTGCCGCCGGGCACGACGTTGCCGGCTTGGATGTTCACGGCGATCTCGGCTCGGCTGCCTCAAGCATCCGCCCCATCACCGGCGAGCAGACCAACTTTTCCTACATCGTCGATGAGAAGACGATCTGGAAGTTCTACGCCACCCGCGCCCACGGCATCGGCCAAGAGGTCCGCATCGGCCGGGTGTTGGATACGTTCGTTCCCCCGCTTGTTGGCTACCTCACGCACAATGGCGACACCGTCTGCGTGGTCACCGGCTTCATTCCCGACGCCACCGACCTGTGGCAACTGCGCGAGGATCCGGCACTTGCTGCCCACGTGCCCGCGCTCGGTGACAGCCTCGGGGTGATCCATAGGTCCTTGGCCACGGCTTTTGGCACCAACGAGATTACCGGCCTGGAACTTGCCACGCGCCTGCGCGCCCGCCTGGAGGGCTTTGCCCGCACCACGGCGCTGCTTGATCCCTACCTCCCCGCCGCCCGCGAGGCCTATGCGCAACTAGACACCATCGCCTCCATCAGCGTTCAGGAGATCCACGGCGACCTGCACCTCGGCCAAATCTTGCTTGCCGACGATCACCTCTACTACCTCGATTTTGAGGGCGAACCCGGCGCGAGCATCGGCGTGTGGGATTCCCCGCTGCGCGACATCGCCGGTCTTGCCCGCAGTTTCCACTATGCGGGGCTCAGTTTCGATGAGGCGACCTTCCTGCCCGCCTATGAGCAGGCAACCGGGTCCCAGGTGGATGCGGCCGTGCTGCGCGCATTTGTTATCGACCGCTTTTGTTATGAGGTGGTCTATGAGCTCACCCACCGCCCCACCTGGGTTGATAAGCCCCTTTCCTCGGCGAGGTTGGTGTTCTAA
- a CDS encoding MalY/PatB family protein: MNLISFPTLDELTARHTMKWTRYPSDVLPLWVAESDFATCPPIKKALQAAVENESFGYQPDGSALPAATADFYRNRYGFDAKPEWIFAVPDVVRALYVAISHFTAPGSKVIVPVPAYPPFFQLLSATGREGVFLDARGGLDLDQVEQAFRDGAGSILLCNPHNPLGYTFKQDYLIELAELADRYGARVLVDEIHAPLVYDGAHVVAAGVSATAAKVCITATATSKAWNTAGLKCAQIIFSNEDDVRKWNQLSPVIRDGVSTLGLIAAEVAYTEGLEFLEQELDYLKANRDFVARELPRRIPGVKVPHLEATYLLWLDFTETTVPGNPSQFFIEHAKVAMNDGEFFGEIGRGHTRLNIATSREILTAALDRMEAAYAAL, translated from the coding sequence ATGAATCTGATTAGCTTTCCTACCCTCGACGAGCTCACAGCCCGCCACACCATGAAGTGGACCCGCTATCCCAGCGACGTTTTGCCCCTGTGGGTGGCCGAGTCCGACTTTGCAACGTGTCCGCCCATAAAGAAGGCGCTACAAGCGGCAGTGGAAAACGAATCTTTCGGCTACCAGCCGGACGGGTCCGCGCTTCCCGCCGCCACCGCCGATTTCTACCGCAACCGTTACGGTTTTGACGCCAAGCCCGAGTGGATCTTTGCCGTGCCCGATGTGGTGCGCGCGCTGTACGTGGCGATTAGCCACTTCACCGCACCAGGCTCCAAGGTGATCGTGCCGGTGCCGGCCTACCCGCCATTTTTCCAACTGCTGTCCGCGACCGGGCGCGAGGGCGTCTTCCTCGACGCGCGCGGCGGGCTGGACCTCGACCAGGTAGAGCAGGCCTTCCGCGATGGTGCAGGCTCGATCCTGTTGTGCAACCCCCACAACCCGCTGGGCTACACGTTTAAGCAGGACTACCTCATCGAACTCGCCGAGCTCGCCGACCGCTACGGCGCACGCGTGCTTGTCGACGAAATCCACGCCCCACTGGTCTACGATGGCGCCCACGTCGTGGCCGCAGGGGTATCCGCCACTGCCGCCAAGGTCTGCATCACCGCCACCGCCACCTCCAAGGCGTGGAACACCGCAGGCCTGAAATGCGCTCAGATCATCTTCAGCAATGAAGACGACGTGAGGAAGTGGAATCAGCTGTCCCCAGTCATCCGCGACGGCGTGTCCACCCTGGGCCTTATCGCCGCCGAGGTGGCCTACACCGAAGGCCTCGAGTTCCTCGAGCAGGAGCTGGACTATCTCAAGGCCAACCGCGACTTCGTCGCCCGCGAGCTACCCCGCCGCATCCCCGGGGTCAAAGTGCCACACCTGGAGGCCACCTACCTGCTGTGGCTGGATTTCACCGAGACCACGGTGCCAGGCAACCCCTCCCAATTCTTCATCGAGCACGCCAAGGTGGCCATGAATGACGGCGAGTTCTTCGGCGAGATCGGCCGCGGGCACACCCGCCTGAACATCGCCACCTCCCGGGAGATTCTCACTGCGGCGCTCGATCGCATGGAGGCGGCCTACGCCGCTTTGTGA